A genomic stretch from Setaria italica strain Yugu1 chromosome VII, Setaria_italica_v2.0, whole genome shotgun sequence includes:
- the LOC101769827 gene encoding arginine--tRNA ligase, cytoplasmic isoform X1, translated as MRALAAAATAVAAPTPARLRLRLPLAPRPPRSGHCRAASSSRLLRLPCSATTMGDETSTSVPAQGQEPAVGAGSVKQQLSRLVISSLRATVPEVEVEPMVEVSAKFADYQCNNAMGLWSKIKGSGTSFKNPNAIGQAIAKNLPSSDIIESTSVAGPGFVNITLSNSWVAKRIQDMLVNGINTWAPILPVKRAVIDFSSPNIAKEMHVGHLRSTIIGDTLARMFEFSNVDVLRRNHVGDWGTQFGMLIEYLFEKFPNWQEIGSQAIGDLQIFYKASKNRFDNDPEFKERAQQGVVRLQGGEEKYREAWKKICDISRSEFDLVYKRLNVELEEKGESFYNPYIPKVLAELSSKGLIQESEGAQVIFIEGYQIPLIVVKRDGGFNYASTDLSALWYRLNVEKAEWIIYVTDVGQQQHFEMFFKAARMAGWLPDPNEKKFPKTSHVGFGLVLGSDGKRFRTRSTEVVRLVELLDEAKSRSKSELLQRLTENGKIVDWTDEELEQTSEAVGYGAVKYADLKNNRLTNYTFSFEQMLSDKGNTAVYLQYAHARICSIIRKSNKDVEELKMSGAICLDHPDERVLGLYLIRFAEVVEEACTNLLPNVVCEYLYNLSEMFTKFYTNCQVVGSPEETSRLLLCQATAVVMRQCFQLLGITPVYKL; from the exons atgCGAGCTCTCGCGGCAGCAGCAACTGCAGTGGCGGCGCCTACCCCCGCGCGCCTCCGTCTCCGCCTCCCGCTCGCCCCCCGCCCCCCGCGCTCCG GTCACTGTAGAGCAGCTTCTTCCTCCAGGCTTCTGCGGTTACCCTGCAGCGCCACCACCATGGGAGATGAGACATCGACATCGGTTCCCGCCCAGGGGCAGGAACCTGCTGTT GGTGCTGGGAGTGTCAAGCAACAGCTTTCCAGGCTGGTCATTTCGTCCCTCCGGGCTACGGTCCCTGAAGTGGAGGTAGAACCAATGGTTGAAGTTTCAGCAAAGTTTGCTGACTACCAGTG CAACAATGCTATGGGATTATGGTCAAAGATTAAAGGATCTGGAACAAGTTTCAAAAACCCTAATGCTATTGGACAG GCCATTGCAAAGAACTTGCCTTCCTCTGACATTATTGAGTCCACATCTGTTGCTGGACCTGGTTTTGTGAATATTACCTTATCAAACAGCTGGGTTGCAAAG AGAATACAAGACATGCTTGTCAATGGTATCAATACTTGGGCACCTATTCTACCAGTAAAGAGGGCAGTGATTGATTTTTCATCACCTAATATCGCAAAAGAAATGCATGTTGGGCATTTAAGGTCTACAATTATTGGAGATACATTAGCACGCATGTTTGAGTTCTCAAATGTTGATGTTCTGCGGCGAAACCATGTGGGAGATTGGGGTACACAG TTTGGGATGCTCATAGAGTATCTGTTTGAAAAATTCCCAAATTGGCAGGAAATAGGTAGCCAGGCCATTGGTGACCTCCAG ATTTTCTATAAAGCATCCAAGAATAGGTTTGACAATGATCCTGAGTTTAAAGAGAGGGCTCAACAAGGAGTTGTTCGGCTACAG GGAGGGGAAGAGAAATATCGAGAAGCATGGAAAAAGATTTGTGACATCAGCAGGAGCGAATTTGACTTGGTGTACAAGCGCCTAAATGTGGAGCTTGAAGAAAAG GGGGAGAGTTTCTATAATCCTTATATACCCAAAGTGCTGGCGGAATTGAGTAGCAAAGGATTGATCCAGGAGAGTGAGGGTGCTCAAGTAATATTTATTGAAGGTTATCAGATCCCTTTGATTGTGGTTAAAAGGGATGGTGGGTTCAACTATGCCTCAACAGATTTATCTGCTCTTTG GTATCGGCTCAATGTTGAGAAGGCAGAATGGATAATATATGTAACAGATGTTGGCCAGCAGCAGCACTTTGAAATGTTTTTCAAA GCTGCAAGGATGGCTGGTTGGCTCCCAGATCCAAATGAAAAGAAGTTTCCAAAAACGAGTCATGTTGGATTTGGTCTCGTTCTTGGGTCAGATGGCAAGCGCTTCCGCACTCGTAGTACTGAGGTTGTTCGATTGGTAGAGCTGCTTGATGAGGCTAAATCTCGGAGTAAATCAGAACTACTACAGCGGCTTACTGAAAATG GTAAAATTGTTGACTGGACTGATGAGGAATTAGAACAAACTTCAGAGGCAGTTGGATATGGCGCCGTGAA GTATGCTGATCTGAAGAACAATCGGCTTACCAATTACACATTTAGTTTTGAACAGATGCTAAGCGATAAG GGAAATACTGCTGTGTACCTTCAGTATGCTCATGCTCGCATTTGTTCCATTATTCGGAAATCCAACAAGGATGTGGAAGAGCTGAAAATG AGTGGAGCCATTTGTCTTGACCATCCAGATGAGCGTGTCTTGGGGCTGTATCTGATCCGATTTGCAGAG GTTGTTGAAGAGGCTTGCACAAATCTCCTTCCAAATGTTGTGTGTGAATACTTGTACAATCTATCCGAAATGTTCACAAAATTCTATACCAACTGTCAG GTGGTCGGGTCACCGGAGGAGACAAGCCGGCTGCTGCTTTGCCAAGCGACTGCCGTTGTCATGCGTCAGTGCTTCCAGCTGCTCGGAATTACACCGGTCTACAAGCTGTGA
- the LOC101769827 gene encoding arginine--tRNA ligase, chloroplastic/mitochondrial isoform X2, translated as MGDETSTSVPAQGQEPAVGAGSVKQQLSRLVISSLRATVPEVEVEPMVEVSAKFADYQCNNAMGLWSKIKGSGTSFKNPNAIGQAIAKNLPSSDIIESTSVAGPGFVNITLSNSWVAKRIQDMLVNGINTWAPILPVKRAVIDFSSPNIAKEMHVGHLRSTIIGDTLARMFEFSNVDVLRRNHVGDWGTQFGMLIEYLFEKFPNWQEIGSQAIGDLQIFYKASKNRFDNDPEFKERAQQGVVRLQGGEEKYREAWKKICDISRSEFDLVYKRLNVELEEKGESFYNPYIPKVLAELSSKGLIQESEGAQVIFIEGYQIPLIVVKRDGGFNYASTDLSALWYRLNVEKAEWIIYVTDVGQQQHFEMFFKAARMAGWLPDPNEKKFPKTSHVGFGLVLGSDGKRFRTRSTEVVRLVELLDEAKSRSKSELLQRLTENGKIVDWTDEELEQTSEAVGYGAVKYADLKNNRLTNYTFSFEQMLSDKGNTAVYLQYAHARICSIIRKSNKDVEELKMSGAICLDHPDERVLGLYLIRFAEVVEEACTNLLPNVVCEYLYNLSEMFTKFYTNCQVVGSPEETSRLLLCQATAVVMRQCFQLLGITPVYKL; from the exons ATGGGAGATGAGACATCGACATCGGTTCCCGCCCAGGGGCAGGAACCTGCTGTT GGTGCTGGGAGTGTCAAGCAACAGCTTTCCAGGCTGGTCATTTCGTCCCTCCGGGCTACGGTCCCTGAAGTGGAGGTAGAACCAATGGTTGAAGTTTCAGCAAAGTTTGCTGACTACCAGTG CAACAATGCTATGGGATTATGGTCAAAGATTAAAGGATCTGGAACAAGTTTCAAAAACCCTAATGCTATTGGACAG GCCATTGCAAAGAACTTGCCTTCCTCTGACATTATTGAGTCCACATCTGTTGCTGGACCTGGTTTTGTGAATATTACCTTATCAAACAGCTGGGTTGCAAAG AGAATACAAGACATGCTTGTCAATGGTATCAATACTTGGGCACCTATTCTACCAGTAAAGAGGGCAGTGATTGATTTTTCATCACCTAATATCGCAAAAGAAATGCATGTTGGGCATTTAAGGTCTACAATTATTGGAGATACATTAGCACGCATGTTTGAGTTCTCAAATGTTGATGTTCTGCGGCGAAACCATGTGGGAGATTGGGGTACACAG TTTGGGATGCTCATAGAGTATCTGTTTGAAAAATTCCCAAATTGGCAGGAAATAGGTAGCCAGGCCATTGGTGACCTCCAG ATTTTCTATAAAGCATCCAAGAATAGGTTTGACAATGATCCTGAGTTTAAAGAGAGGGCTCAACAAGGAGTTGTTCGGCTACAG GGAGGGGAAGAGAAATATCGAGAAGCATGGAAAAAGATTTGTGACATCAGCAGGAGCGAATTTGACTTGGTGTACAAGCGCCTAAATGTGGAGCTTGAAGAAAAG GGGGAGAGTTTCTATAATCCTTATATACCCAAAGTGCTGGCGGAATTGAGTAGCAAAGGATTGATCCAGGAGAGTGAGGGTGCTCAAGTAATATTTATTGAAGGTTATCAGATCCCTTTGATTGTGGTTAAAAGGGATGGTGGGTTCAACTATGCCTCAACAGATTTATCTGCTCTTTG GTATCGGCTCAATGTTGAGAAGGCAGAATGGATAATATATGTAACAGATGTTGGCCAGCAGCAGCACTTTGAAATGTTTTTCAAA GCTGCAAGGATGGCTGGTTGGCTCCCAGATCCAAATGAAAAGAAGTTTCCAAAAACGAGTCATGTTGGATTTGGTCTCGTTCTTGGGTCAGATGGCAAGCGCTTCCGCACTCGTAGTACTGAGGTTGTTCGATTGGTAGAGCTGCTTGATGAGGCTAAATCTCGGAGTAAATCAGAACTACTACAGCGGCTTACTGAAAATG GTAAAATTGTTGACTGGACTGATGAGGAATTAGAACAAACTTCAGAGGCAGTTGGATATGGCGCCGTGAA GTATGCTGATCTGAAGAACAATCGGCTTACCAATTACACATTTAGTTTTGAACAGATGCTAAGCGATAAG GGAAATACTGCTGTGTACCTTCAGTATGCTCATGCTCGCATTTGTTCCATTATTCGGAAATCCAACAAGGATGTGGAAGAGCTGAAAATG AGTGGAGCCATTTGTCTTGACCATCCAGATGAGCGTGTCTTGGGGCTGTATCTGATCCGATTTGCAGAG GTTGTTGAAGAGGCTTGCACAAATCTCCTTCCAAATGTTGTGTGTGAATACTTGTACAATCTATCCGAAATGTTCACAAAATTCTATACCAACTGTCAG GTGGTCGGGTCACCGGAGGAGACAAGCCGGCTGCTGCTTTGCCAAGCGACTGCCGTTGTCATGCGTCAGTGCTTCCAGCTGCTCGGAATTACACCGGTCTACAAGCTGTGA
- the LOC101770231 gene encoding PHD finger protein ALFIN-LIKE 1 has translation MDASYRRAGAGGGSAPRTVEDIFKDYRARRSAILRALTHEVEDFYAQCDPEKENLCLYGYANEVWEVALPAEEVPTELPEPALGINFARDGMNRRDWLALVAVHSDSWLVSVAFYYAARLNRNERKRLFSMMNDLPTVFEVVSGGVKQSRERDRSASDNSGRNKLSVKQTSEPRIENNTREPDEGYDEDDGDHSETLCGTCGGIYSADEFWIGCDMCEKWYHGKCVKITPAKAESIKQYKCPSCSKRPRPM, from the exons ATGGACGCATCCtaccgccgcgccggcgccgggggcggctcCGCGCCGCGCACCGTCGAGGACATCTTCAAGGACTAccgcgcccgccgctccgccatcCTCCGCGCCCTCACCCACG AAGTGGAGGACTTCTACGCGCAGTGCGATCCAG AGAAGGAGAACCTGTGCCTGTACGGGTACGCGAACGAGGTGTGGGAGGTGGCGCtgccggcggaggaggtgcCCACGGAGCTGCCAGAGCCGGCGCTCGGGATCAACTTCGCTCGCGACGGGATGAACCGCCGCGACTGGCTCGCGCTCGTCGCCGTCCACTCCGACTCGTGGCTCGTCTCCGTCGCATTCTACTACGCCGCGCGGCTCAACCGCAACGAACG GAAGCGTTTGTTTAGCATGATGAACGATCTGCCGACTGTTTTTGAAGTTGTCTCTGGTGGGGTGAAACAATCCAGGGAGAGGGACAGATCCGCTTCCGACAACAGTGGTAGAAATAAACTGTCAGTGAAG CAAACAAGCGAGCCACGCATAGAAAATAACACCAGGGAGCCCGACGAGGGCTATGACGAAGACGACGGCGACCACAGCGAAACCCTATGCGGGACTTGCGGCGGGATATACAGCGCGGACGAGTTCTGGATTGGGTGCGACATGTGCGAGAAGTGGTACCACGGCAAGTGCGTGAAGATCACCCCCGCGAAGGCAGAGAGCATAAAGCAGTACAAGTGCCCAAGCTGCTCAAAGAGACCTAGGCCGATGTAG
- the LOC101770626 gene encoding fasciclin-like arabinogalactan protein 11: protein MAASHLAALLMLAAAVLSAAPAVRGQAASAPAPAPSAPKTITAILTKAGQFTKFLQLLQSTREAEQITNQLKGKSSNGGLTVFAPPDNAFTALPVGTLNSLSDQQKTSLVQFHVVSMVMPASQLETVSNPLRTQAGDTGPGKYPLNITADGTNVNVSTGVVNATLDGTPLYAGDRLVVYQVNKVLLPWALYGPALPPAPAPAPTPSKKKKAATEAAADAPAADTAAGTTASEAAARGIRGVGAGSCVAVAVAAALWWGM from the coding sequence ATGGCGGCGTCGCACCTCGCAGCGCTTCTgatgctcgccgccgccgtcctgtccgccgccccggcggtgCGCGGCcaggcggcgtcggcgccggcgccggcaccgtcGGCGCCGAAGACGATCACGGCCATCCTGACCAAGGCCGGGCAGTTCACCAAGTTCCTCCAGCTCCTCCAGTCGACGCGCGAGGCCGAGCAGATCACCAACCAGCTCAAGGGCAAGTCCTCCAACGGCGGGCTCACGGTGTTCGCGCCGCCCGACAACGCCTTCACGGCGCTCCCCGTCGGCACCCTCAACTCCCTCTCCGACCAGCAGAAGACGTCGCTGGTGCAGTTCCACGTCGTGTCCATGGTGATGCCGGCGTCGCAGCTCGAGACCGTCAGCAACCCGCTGCGGACGCAGGCGGGCGACACGGGCCCCGGGAAGTACCCGCTCAACATCACGGCGGACGGCACCAACGTCAACGTCTCCACGGGGGTCGTCAACGCCACGCTCGACGGCACGCCGCTCTACGCCGGCGACAGGCTCGTCGTGTACCAGGTCAACAAGGTGCTGCTGCCGTGGGCGCTCTACGGGCCGGCGcttccgccggcgccggcgcccgcgccgacgccgagcaagaagaagaaggccgcgaCGGAAGCCGCGGCggatgcgccggcggcggacacCGCGGCGGGGACGACGGCGTCGGAGGCTGCGGCCCGGGGGATCCGGGGCGTCGGGGCTGGATCCTGCGTGGCGGTCGCCGTGGCAGCGGCTCTGTGGTGGGGCATGTGA
- the LOC101771029 gene encoding probable E3 ubiquitin-protein ligase HIP1 encodes MAGHHHNNTHMPRMDQVNRFQNEPPPFGPKLFMHPRSDAANASSYGGATIRSNELPSSSHIGQPHTQPIEAPGTMLASYAGYPHAGSSSSTYAPHNTHHPPALSYPHRSEDCFIPSSHMDDRRVAQKRRNPIIHPMDGASVGSCYAASSSNPQFPRYMPPNPIPVPEPCPPRIPPNMGSSYWSDHCFGNHGGSQRNVRGRHDHNSIHLGYSPAAACSSSSTHGPPRHANAIGPSLSTAAPHDRAPFSVPPRVVPPGTDGNSSMAFRERPYYPAPQRTNVNVPPVPTLPGSSDSIPFLHGGYAPRAVPRNTIRSYPAPAFGSSSNSAAVSHEPAIPSYPPAVTSYPPATSAATSSAPPFHAEVAASSRHLGHVALGPSGSARSRRLRDSYHAFHPLIIEENNLRGSAAERFMMLDQLVIHESREDSDPHWDMRLDIDDMSYEELLALEERIGNVNTGLADEKISSCVMELSCCSSALAQDAKENERCVICLEEYEFKDYMGKLKCGHDYHADCIKKWLQVKNICPICKASAADDSGGTE; translated from the exons ATGGCGGGACATCATCATAACAACACACATATGCCCAGGATGGATCAGGTGAACCGGTTTCAGAATGAACCACCGCCTTTTG GTCCAAAGCTATTTATGCACCCTAGAAGTGATgcagcaaatgcatcaagttatgGGGGTGCAACAATAAGATCAAATGAGCTTCCATCCTCAAGTCACATTGGGCAACCTCATACCCAGCCGATTGAAGCCCCTGGAACCATGCTTGCATCCTATGCTGGCTATCCTCATGCTGGAAGCTCCAGTAGCACCTATGCACCACATAATACTCATCACCCGCCTGCTTTGAGCTATCCACATAGGTCTGAGGATTGCTTCATTCCAAGTTCCCATATGGATGACAGAAGGGTTGCACAGAAGCGGAGAAACCCAATTATTCATCCAATGGATGGAGCCAGTGTTGGGAGCTGTTATGCTGCTAGTTCATCCAATCCTCAGTTCCCTCGCTACATGCCTCCAAATCCTATTCCTGTTCCTGAACCCTGCCCTCCTCGAATACCCCCAAATATGGGTTCAAGCTATTGGAGTGATCATTGCTTTGGTAATCATGGAGGATCTCAGAGGAATGTAAGAGGGCGACATGATCACAATTCTATTCATTTGGGATACAGTCCTGCTGCAGCTTGCTCATCAAGCAGCACTCATGGACCACCACGCCATGCTAATGCAATTGGTCCTTCTCTAAGTACAGCAGCGCCTCATGATAGAGCTCCTTTTTCTGTACCTCCAAGAGTTGTTCCCCCAG GGACTGATGGTAACTCTAGCATGGCATTCAGAGAGAGGCCATACTATCCTGCTCCACAGAGGACCAACGTAAATGTCCCCCCTGTTCCGACACTTCCTGGTTCTTCTGATAGCATACCCTTTTTGCATGGGGGATATGCCCCCAGGGCAGTTCCTCGTAACACCATCCGCTCTTATCCCGCCCCAGCATTTGGGTCTTCCTCCAACTCTGCTGCGGTCTCTCATGAGCCTGCTATCCCTAGCTACCCACCTGCTGTCACTAGCTACCCACCTGCTACCTCAGCAGCAACATCAAGTGCCCCTCCATTTCATGCTGAAGTTGCTGCATCTTCGAGACATCTGGGGCATGTGGCTCTAGGCCCCAGTGGTAGTGCTAGAAGTAGAAGGCTGAGGGATTCCTACCATGCTTTCCATCCGTTGATCATCGAGGAAAATAATTTGAGAGGATCAGCAGCCGAG CGGTTTATGATGCTGGACCAGTTAGTTATCCATGAATCAAGAGAAGATTCTGATCCTCACTGGGACATGAGATTGGACATTGATGACATGAGTTACGAG GAACTGCTGGCTCTGGAAGAACGAATAGGCAATGTCAACACTGGTTTGGCTGACGAAAAAATTTCAAGCTGTGTGATGGAGTTATCCTGCTGCAGCTCTGCTCTTGCCCAGGATGCTAAGGAGAACGAAAGATGCGTAATTTGCCTG GAGGAATACGAATTCAAGGACTATATGGGGAAGCTGAAATGCGGTCATGACTATCACGCCGACTGCATCAAGAAGTGGCTGCAGGTGAAGAACATCTGCCCAATCTGCAAAGCTTCTGCGGCTGATGACAGCGGAGGGACTGAATGA